CATGCGCGTCGATCCGCGGCGGTGAAGTTCCGCGGGATTTGCCGGAATCGCTCCCGTCCTGTAAAATCAATACTTTGCCCGACCAGTTCTGATTCCCTCTGGAGTTGAAATGGCACGCGTTTGTGACATCTGCGGCAAGGGGCCGCAATTCGGCAACAACATCAGCCACGCCCACAACGTCACCAAGCGGCGCTGGAATGTGAACCTGCGCCCGGTCCGCGCCAAGGTCCACGGCGCGACCAAGCGCCTGCGCGTCTGCACCGCCTGTCTGCGCAGCGGCAAAGTGGCGAAGGCCTGAGTCCCCTTCCGGCGTTCGGTTGATAGGGACATTCCGAGCGAAGCGAGCAATCCCTACCTCAGGCAGAGCCTCCCACCCGGTCAGTCTGTCTGGAGCTTCGCTCGAGGTGCAAGAAACAGTCACGCCACTGCGATCACGTCGATCTCCACCAGCACGTCCTTGGGAAGGCCCGCTGCGGCCACGGTGGCGCGCGCCGGCGGCGCGCTCTTGAAGAACCGGGCATAGACCTCGTTCATGGCGGCGAAGTCCGCCATGTTCTTGAGGAAGACGGTGGTCTTCACCGCCTTCTCCAGACTGCTGCCGGCGGCGGCCAGCACTGCGGCCAGGTTCTTGAGCACACGCTCGGTCTGCGCGGCCACGTCGCCGGCCACCACCTGCCCAGTGGCCGGGTCCAGCGCCACCTGCCCCGACAGGAAGACGAATCCTCCCGCCTTGATGGCCTGTGAGTAGGG
This Terriglobales bacterium DNA region includes the following protein-coding sequences:
- the rpmB gene encoding 50S ribosomal protein L28, which translates into the protein MARVCDICGKGPQFGNNISHAHNVTKRRWNVNLRPVRAKVHGATKRLRVCTACLRSGKVAKA
- a CDS encoding RidA family protein produces the protein MREVVATKDAPQAIGPYSQAIKAGGFVFLSGQVALDPATGQVVAGDVAAQTERVLKNLAAVLAAAGSSLEKAVKTTVFLKNMADFAAMNEVYARFFKSAPPARATVAAAGLPKDVLVEIDVIAVA